One window of Brevinema andersonii genomic DNA carries:
- a CDS encoding replication-associated recombination protein A, with protein MSLFSENPLLTPLALRMAPRNFTEYMGQEALTGKGGIIRSMVEEGTVQSMVFYGPPASGKTGLARIIASNLDAEFVSVNALTLNSDDIRKVLAQAGAVRRTGGRTVLFVDEIHRFTRPKQDAFLSSLETGTIILIGATTENPYFSLQAALRSRLLIFEFFPLSDNDMKKILSRALHEDIILKELNLTIEPDAEEFLIQQSSDPRRMLGILDAVASYKKTDASAVTKKDIETILQKTDTVYGSADAHYDVISAFIKSIRGSDPDAALYYLGVMIESGEDPRFIFRRLLISAVEDVGMAYPEAVSVVHACAESFEYVGYPEGVLHLSHATLFLAGLPKSNTVLSIYKVQSDIRAGKMMKIPEYLRSARCFMKSSISANERKISEIAGTNNQEKHNYLYPHNFPGHFVRQNYTEKNVSYYVPSDQGFEKKIKERLENLWGQCFTSKKPYDPNNFC; from the coding sequence ATGAGCCTTTTCAGTGAAAATCCTCTTCTAACCCCCCTGGCTTTAAGGATGGCTCCGCGCAATTTTACCGAGTATATGGGGCAGGAAGCACTAACAGGTAAAGGAGGTATTATTCGGTCCATGGTTGAGGAGGGAACGGTACAGTCGATGGTGTTTTATGGTCCGCCAGCATCGGGGAAGACAGGGTTAGCACGCATTATTGCCAGTAATCTTGATGCTGAATTCGTGTCAGTTAATGCTTTAACACTGAACAGTGATGATATCCGTAAAGTTCTAGCTCAAGCAGGGGCGGTTCGCAGAACTGGGGGTCGTACAGTGCTTTTTGTTGATGAAATTCATCGCTTTACTCGGCCCAAACAAGATGCATTTTTGTCGTCTCTGGAGACAGGAACAATTATTTTAATCGGCGCAACAACCGAAAATCCCTATTTTTCGCTGCAAGCAGCACTTAGATCTCGGTTACTGATTTTTGAATTTTTTCCTCTTTCTGATAACGATATGAAAAAAATTTTATCCCGTGCTCTCCATGAAGATATCATCCTGAAAGAACTCAACTTAACAATCGAGCCTGATGCTGAAGAATTTTTAATTCAGCAATCTTCGGACCCTAGAAGAATGCTAGGCATTTTGGATGCGGTTGCATCTTATAAGAAAACAGACGCTTCGGCAGTTACCAAAAAAGATATCGAAACCATACTCCAGAAAACCGATACCGTATACGGCAGTGCTGATGCTCATTATGATGTGATTTCGGCTTTCATCAAAAGCATCCGCGGTAGTGATCCTGATGCTGCACTTTATTATTTGGGTGTAATGATCGAATCGGGTGAGGATCCACGTTTTATTTTCCGTCGGCTGTTAATTTCAGCAGTTGAAGATGTCGGCATGGCTTATCCTGAAGCTGTCAGTGTCGTGCATGCTTGTGCGGAGAGCTTCGAATATGTTGGCTATCCTGAAGGAGTTCTCCATTTATCACATGCTACGCTTTTTTTGGCAGGGCTTCCCAAAAGTAATACGGTATTGTCAATTTACAAAGTCCAAAGCGATATCCGGGCCGGAAAAATGATGAAAATTCCGGAATATCTGCGCAGTGCGAGGTGTTTTATGAAGTCTTCCATTTCGGCAAATGAGCGTAAAATATCCGAGATTGCTGGTACCAACAACCAAGAAAAACATAATTATTTATATCCTCATAATTTTCCTGGACATTTTGTGCGTCAAAATTACACAGAAAAGAATGTATCCTACTATGTGCCGTCTGATCAAGGATTTGAGAAGAAAATCAAAGAGCGTTTGGAGAATCTTTGGGGTCAGTGTTTTACTTCGAAAAAACCTTATGATCCAAACAATTTTTGTTAG
- the thyX gene encoding FAD-dependent thymidylate synthase: MNIKLLFISPNAEFTCETSARVCYDSHDKQTDESYIKMLPTLLKAGHLSVFEHGLASFLIEGISRAASHQLVRHRMSSFSQRSQRYVNEAEFPYVVPPSIANNHEAFDLYQKLMQRINEDYAHLVALGVKKEDARFVLPNAVETTLVMTTNFRQWLHVIDMRVSKSAQWEIRELMILIWKELYSYAPHIFGLQYFESWSKDAPFKRAIFEERIQ, encoded by the coding sequence ATGAATATAAAACTGCTGTTTATTTCCCCGAATGCTGAATTTACCTGCGAGACTAGTGCGCGAGTTTGCTATGATTCGCATGACAAACAGACAGATGAATCTTATATAAAAATGCTGCCTACTTTACTTAAAGCGGGGCATTTGTCGGTTTTCGAGCATGGTTTGGCAAGTTTTTTAATAGAGGGAATCAGTCGAGCAGCGTCGCATCAGTTGGTACGGCATCGGATGAGTTCTTTCAGCCAACGTTCGCAGCGCTATGTCAACGAAGCTGAATTTCCGTATGTTGTTCCTCCTTCAATTGCCAACAATCACGAAGCTTTCGACTTATATCAAAAATTAATGCAGAGGATTAATGAAGATTATGCGCATTTGGTTGCTTTGGGCGTTAAAAAAGAGGATGCGCGTTTTGTGCTGCCGAACGCTGTGGAAACAACATTGGTTATGACGACTAATTTTCGGCAATGGCTGCATGTGATCGATATGCGTGTATCAAAATCGGCGCAGTGGGAGATCCGTGAACTCATGATTCTCATTTGGAAAGAACTTTACTCCTATGCTCCGCATATATTCGGATTGCAATATTTTGAATCTTGGAGCAAAGATGCGCCCTTTAAGAGGGCAATTTTTGAGGAACGAATACAATGA
- a CDS encoding HAD family hydrolase, which translates to MKFKAVIFDLDGTLVDTLQDLADSVNEALQQLNLPQHSYEEIQKKIGYGITELMISCLPTKQQKNTKILGQALELTAEAYSRRWMLHSCLYPGIVHLLDQLMLKKIPMAILSNKPERFTQEMCSLLLKKWDFVYISGGRDGFPLKPNPLTAQNIICYFNQIDQNIGTDIVFVGDGDTDIQTAIAAGITPVAVLWGFRSQEQLKKAGASYFISSPAELLDFF; encoded by the coding sequence ATGAAATTTAAAGCTGTTATTTTCGATTTGGACGGCACATTGGTTGATACTTTGCAGGATTTGGCCGATTCCGTCAATGAAGCTTTGCAACAGTTAAACTTACCTCAACACTCCTACGAAGAAATCCAAAAAAAAATAGGATATGGTATCACAGAACTCATGATATCATGTCTTCCAACCAAACAGCAAAAAAATACAAAAATATTAGGACAAGCCCTCGAACTTACGGCAGAAGCTTATTCACGTCGTTGGATGCTGCATTCATGTTTATATCCGGGAATTGTGCATCTTCTGGATCAACTGATGTTGAAAAAAATACCAATGGCTATTCTATCAAACAAGCCAGAACGCTTTACACAAGAAATGTGCAGTTTGTTATTAAAAAAATGGGATTTTGTGTATATATCAGGAGGTAGAGATGGCTTTCCGCTCAAACCCAATCCTTTGACGGCGCAGAATATCATCTGCTATTTCAATCAAATAGACCAAAATATCGGTACTGATATTGTTTTTGTCGGCGATGGTGATACGGATATTCAAACTGCTATTGCTGCAGGCATCACACCTGTAGCGGTTTTGTGGGGATTTCGATCGCAAGAACAGTTAAAAAAGGCAGGTGCTTCTTATTTCATTAGTTCTCCTGCCGAGTTATTAGATTTTTTCTAA
- the acpS gene encoding holo-ACP synthase → MIIGIGTDIVDVARIKKLFSSHSRQKLLRIFTQEELDYSFQSKNVWERLAVRFCVKEATYKALRSGVLRLNEIEVTHDTSGKPNVQLHGVTHEFWCNLGMPDIFISFAHTREYASAVIVLEKI, encoded by the coding sequence ATGATCATAGGAATAGGTACGGATATTGTTGATGTTGCTCGTATAAAAAAATTATTTAGTAGCCACTCTAGGCAAAAATTACTGCGAATTTTCACTCAAGAAGAATTAGATTATTCTTTTCAATCCAAAAATGTTTGGGAAAGGTTGGCTGTACGGTTTTGTGTGAAAGAAGCTACCTATAAAGCTTTGAGAAGTGGAGTTTTGCGGTTGAATGAAATTGAAGTGACTCATGATACATCAGGAAAACCAAATGTCCAGTTACATGGTGTTACCCACGAATTTTGGTGTAATTTAGGAATGCCAGATATTTTTATTAGTTTTGCTCACACTCGAGAATATGCTTCGGCAGTGATTGTGTTAGAAAAAATCTAA
- a CDS encoding sigma-70 family RNA polymerase sigma factor → MNYKGAAKSSEQKYYAPNSMSTYLKEIDAIPLLSREEEQELTSSFGTCCQVYLRENPAHQLCSTCTAIKEKLIISNLRFVVSVAKKYQGNNLSLADLINEGNLGLLMAVDKFDHTLGYHFISYAVWWIKQSIMKAISEKSRMIRLPMNRTNELFRIAKFIDKYSKEFGTKPCEALIEKELGINKTEIKRILDLASGHTALEGLVTDDGEFDSFHINIPEFQSPEHNIIQLSLSNNIHSLLDVLSERERFILMKRFGLDGGDCLSLSKIGELLGLTKERVRQLEKHALEQIKTIAQESQMILYFN, encoded by the coding sequence ATGAATTACAAAGGAGCTGCTAAATCTTCAGAACAAAAATACTATGCACCGAATAGTATGTCAACATATTTAAAGGAGATAGATGCTATTCCACTGCTAAGCCGTGAAGAAGAACAAGAATTAACCAGTAGTTTCGGCACTTGCTGCCAGGTTTACTTGAGAGAAAATCCTGCTCATCAATTATGCAGCACCTGTACAGCTATCAAAGAAAAACTGATTATTTCCAATTTGCGTTTTGTTGTATCCGTAGCAAAGAAATATCAAGGCAACAACTTATCGCTTGCGGACTTAATCAACGAAGGGAATCTCGGATTACTGATGGCTGTTGACAAATTCGACCACACATTAGGATATCACTTCATTTCATATGCTGTGTGGTGGATTAAGCAGTCGATAATGAAAGCAATTTCGGAAAAGTCGCGTATGATTCGTCTACCGATGAACAGAACTAACGAATTATTCCGGATCGCCAAATTTATCGATAAATACTCCAAAGAATTCGGAACCAAACCTTGTGAAGCATTGATAGAAAAAGAACTAGGCATCAATAAAACCGAAATTAAAAGAATTTTGGATTTAGCCAGTGGTCATACAGCTTTAGAAGGATTAGTAACAGATGACGGGGAGTTTGATTCATTCCATATTAATATCCCGGAATTTCAGAGTCCAGAGCACAATATTATCCAATTATCTCTTTCAAACAATATCCACAGTTTACTGGATGTCCTATCTGAACGAGAACGATTTATTTTAATGAAGCGTTTTGGTTTGGATGGAGGCGATTGTTTATCGTTATCCAAAATCGGAGAATTATTGGGACTCACCAAAGAACGTGTGCGTCAATTAGAAAAGCATGCGCTTGAGCAAATAAAAACAATTGCTCAAGAAAGCCAAATGATACTGTATTTCAATTAG
- the frr gene encoding ribosome recycling factor: protein MTPEYQAFKKNAQESMDKAILFLKDEFNRLKAGRANIVMVEDITFEAYGQHMTIKQAAALSVPDTHQIVIEPWDKSLLKDIEKGIHNTGLDFSVTNDGKILRINIPPLTEDRKKELVKYAKGIAEDAKIVIRNMRRDINNKLKEHSKEISEDDIRKELDKIQKETDNHIALIEETMKQKEKDIMAI from the coding sequence ATGACCCCAGAATATCAGGCTTTTAAAAAAAACGCTCAAGAAAGCATGGATAAAGCAATTTTATTTCTAAAAGACGAATTCAACAGACTCAAAGCTGGCCGAGCCAATATTGTCATGGTAGAAGATATTACATTTGAAGCTTACGGTCAGCACATGACGATTAAACAAGCTGCAGCTCTATCAGTCCCGGACACTCATCAAATTGTGATCGAACCATGGGATAAATCACTTCTCAAAGACATCGAAAAAGGCATCCATAATACGGGACTTGATTTTTCGGTAACAAACGACGGAAAAATTCTCCGTATTAATATCCCTCCACTTACAGAAGACAGAAAAAAAGAACTTGTCAAATATGCGAAAGGCATCGCAGAAGACGCAAAAATAGTCATTCGTAATATGCGCCGAGATATCAACAATAAATTAAAAGAACATTCCAAAGAAATCAGCGAAGATGATATTCGTAAGGAATTAGATAAAATTCAAAAAGAAACAGATAATCATATTGCTTTAATTGAAGAAACAATGAAACAAAAAGAAAAAGATATTATGGCTATTTAG
- the uppS gene encoding polyprenyl diphosphate synthase encodes MDQTVPRHIAIIPDGNRRWAKAHNLTSAQGHEAGFLALKKILEECRDSGPEILSFYAFSVENFKRSELEIKNLFSLLDKVLKNFVQELQQQNIKLIITGSRKELPSTLTKKLHQACQECSTGKFILNIYVNYGSQQEIVHAVQQVAQQCSNDTLQPEDITKELFETFINPHNLPPVDLLIRTSGEYRISNFLLWQCAYSEFLFSSKLWPDFTPEDFQNALIEFKNRNRRFGT; translated from the coding sequence ATGGATCAAACTGTTCCTCGACATATAGCAATTATTCCTGATGGGAACCGCCGATGGGCTAAAGCGCATAACTTAACATCAGCCCAAGGTCATGAAGCTGGTTTTCTTGCTCTAAAAAAAATTCTTGAAGAATGCCGCGATTCCGGACCCGAAATTTTAAGTTTTTATGCCTTTTCTGTCGAAAATTTTAAACGAAGCGAATTAGAAATTAAAAATCTATTTAGCCTCTTAGATAAAGTATTAAAAAATTTCGTACAAGAACTACAACAACAAAATATCAAATTAATCATTACCGGATCTCGCAAAGAGCTGCCATCCACACTTACCAAAAAACTTCATCAGGCATGCCAGGAATGCTCAACAGGTAAATTTATTCTTAATATTTATGTTAATTATGGGAGTCAACAAGAAATAGTTCATGCAGTACAACAAGTTGCTCAACAATGTTCAAACGATACCTTACAGCCAGAAGATATTACTAAAGAATTATTTGAAACTTTCATTAACCCTCATAACTTGCCACCTGTTGACTTACTTATTCGTACATCCGGTGAATATAGAATCAGTAACTTTCTACTATGGCAATGTGCTTATAGTGAATTTTTATTTTCATCCAAATTATGGCCAGATTTTACGCCGGAAGACTTCCAAAATGCCCTCATAGAATTCAAAAATAGAAATCGACGGTTTGGCACATAA
- a CDS encoding phosphatidate cytidylyltransferase, producing the protein MIKRWLTALIGIPVTLWVIMTDIGNGFPLFITVLLTALLINIEIASMAKNKKHTYSFWLINMIIPIAHVLSYLKAINAINFTQWAVGQIFIFFFLFYATISKNLSNTNNYSAAFETLGFNFIAYTVLIFMLPLFIILKTIAPHAIALILLFTFCWVSDAAGLFTGILFGKHKLTMLPSKNKTLEGFIGSFIINLLLSVLCFYVQGLLSFPFHWSILKWLSFGLLMSFGSNFGDLTESLIKRWTSVKDSGTLLPGMGGLFDTIDSPIFAAPIVWLFFSF; encoded by the coding sequence ATGATAAAACGATGGTTGACAGCTCTTATTGGTATTCCTGTCACACTTTGGGTCATTATGACAGACATCGGAAATGGATTTCCACTATTTATTACTGTATTACTTACAGCATTACTGATCAACATTGAGATCGCATCAATGGCAAAAAATAAAAAACATACCTATTCTTTTTGGCTAATCAATATGATTATTCCTATAGCACATGTTTTATCATACTTAAAAGCTATTAATGCCATTAATTTCACACAATGGGCTGTAGGACAAATATTTATATTCTTTTTTCTATTTTATGCCACGATCAGCAAAAATCTTAGCAATACCAATAACTATTCAGCAGCTTTTGAAACACTAGGGTTCAATTTTATTGCCTATACTGTACTGATTTTTATGCTACCTCTCTTCATTATTCTTAAAACAATTGCTCCTCATGCTATTGCATTGATTTTATTATTTACATTTTGTTGGGTTAGCGATGCTGCTGGTTTATTTACAGGTATTTTGTTCGGCAAGCACAAACTTACTATGCTTCCCAGTAAAAATAAAACTTTAGAAGGATTTATAGGATCCTTTATCATCAATTTGCTGTTGAGTGTTCTGTGTTTTTATGTTCAAGGATTATTATCTTTTCCATTCCACTGGTCTATATTAAAATGGCTAAGTTTCGGATTATTAATGAGCTTTGGATCAAATTTTGGGGATCTTACTGAATCATTAATTAAAAGATGGACTTCCGTTAAAGATTCAGGAACATTATTACCCGGGATGGGGGGCTTATTTGATACTATTGATAGTCCTATTTTTGCGGCACCTATAGTTTGGTTATTTTTCAGTTTTTAA
- the yidD gene encoding membrane protein insertion efficiency factor YidD, translating to MKNCIYSKNYRICSQKEFQEFFNKGFCFDGSFFVLKIIVYDYPKLGIIVSRKFGNAVYRNYIKRIIRETFRCQTKICSVKVLIRQIRPFQCKKDLYFELKQFFYFLSDYYFLLMHKTGRLSLKEAIPSIKMSFITRVIFFIILFYQEYLSKFLPNACRFRPSCSGYALDALRVHGFFKGLYLITGRLLRCHPFGSFGYNPIPKPKNKQQR from the coding sequence GTGAAAAATTGTATTTATAGTAAAAACTATCGAATTTGCTCTCAAAAAGAATTTCAAGAATTTTTCAATAAAGGTTTCTGTTTCGATGGAAGCTTTTTTGTTTTGAAGATAATAGTATATGATTATCCAAAATTAGGGATCATAGTATCTAGAAAATTTGGTAATGCTGTTTATCGTAATTATATAAAACGAATTATTAGAGAAACTTTCCGTTGCCAAACAAAAATATGTTCTGTTAAAGTTTTAATTAGGCAAATACGACCTTTTCAGTGCAAAAAAGACCTTTATTTTGAATTGAAACAGTTTTTTTATTTCTTGAGCGATTATTATTTTCTTTTAATGCACAAAACAGGCAGACTATCTCTTAAAGAAGCAATTCCAAGTATCAAAATGTCTTTCATCACTAGAGTTATCTTTTTTATTATTTTATTCTATCAGGAATATCTATCAAAGTTTTTACCTAATGCTTGTCGTTTTCGACCTAGTTGTTCTGGATATGCTTTAGATGCATTGCGTGTGCATGGATTTTTTAAAGGATTATATTTAATTACAGGACGTTTATTACGATGCCATCCTTTTGGTAGTTTTGGGTATAATCCTATTCCAAAACCTAAAAATAAGCAACAAAGATAA
- the rpmH gene encoding 50S ribosomal protein L34, with the protein MKRTWHPSKIKRARKHGFRAKMADRHGRAILSRRRAKGRVRLTV; encoded by the coding sequence ATGAAACGCACTTGGCATCCATCCAAAATTAAACGTGCAAGAAAACACGGTTTTAGGGCAAAAATGGCTGATCGCCATGGTAGAGCTATATTATCCCGTCGTCGTGCAAAAGGTCGTGTTCGTTTAACTGTTTAA
- a CDS encoding Mrp/NBP35 family ATP-binding protein has product MKEQDILAVLSSIIDPKSQKSLDQVASVEGVAVENNTMKFRLVIPQASPEEKKNLRSLVEEAFREEHIEVFVSVTDRSMGELSKAPPPQKTLQNFIREDILKKFKKIIAVYSTKGGVGKSTIAVELARRLADKNLKTALIDLDVYGPSVPRILGLRDKVSVFGEKFVPAEKDGISMMSVGILVPDIDAPLVWRAPIANGVMKQVFEDTLWEEYDVLVLDMPPGTGDIPIAVGQSLPLDGLLAVSSPQGVALEDAVKGISMFEKFHVPILGMISNMGMVVCPKCGEQIELYPKNVEFDMFLMKHGIEKIASLPLDPRVAEYADKGMLEAIGTESLWSKEFIKIIDKVANELKL; this is encoded by the coding sequence ATGAAAGAACAAGATATATTAGCAGTTTTGAGTAGCATCATTGATCCTAAAAGTCAAAAATCTCTAGATCAAGTTGCATCTGTTGAAGGGGTAGCTGTTGAAAATAATACTATGAAGTTCAGACTTGTTATACCTCAAGCTTCTCCCGAAGAGAAAAAAAATCTACGCAGCCTTGTTGAAGAAGCATTTCGTGAGGAGCATATCGAAGTATTTGTCAGTGTTACGGACAGATCTATGGGCGAACTTTCAAAAGCACCTCCTCCTCAAAAAACGCTACAAAATTTTATTCGGGAAGACATCTTAAAAAAATTTAAAAAAATTATTGCTGTTTATTCAACAAAAGGAGGGGTAGGAAAATCAACGATTGCTGTTGAATTAGCACGTAGGCTTGCAGATAAAAATCTTAAAACTGCATTGATTGATTTGGATGTTTATGGCCCAAGCGTTCCTAGAATTTTAGGTCTGCGTGATAAAGTCAGTGTATTTGGTGAGAAGTTTGTTCCTGCTGAAAAAGACGGCATTTCTATGATGAGTGTCGGCATTTTGGTCCCGGATATTGATGCTCCTTTAGTATGGAGGGCACCTATTGCTAATGGTGTTATGAAGCAGGTTTTTGAAGATACGCTTTGGGAAGAGTATGATGTTTTAGTGCTTGATATGCCACCAGGAACCGGCGATATTCCTATTGCAGTTGGTCAAAGTTTGCCGTTGGATGGGCTGTTGGCTGTATCTTCACCGCAAGGGGTTGCACTTGAAGATGCAGTTAAAGGTATCTCTATGTTTGAAAAATTTCATGTTCCTATTTTAGGGATGATCAGCAATATGGGAATGGTTGTTTGTCCGAAATGCGGAGAACAAATCGAACTTTATCCAAAAAATGTTGAATTTGATATGTTTTTAATGAAGCATGGAATTGAAAAAATAGCATCACTTCCGTTGGATCCACGAGTTGCAGAGTATGCTGATAAAGGGATGTTAGAAGCAATTGGTACCGAATCACTTTGGTCAAAAGAATTTATAAAAATAATTGATAAAGTAGCTAATGAACTAAAATTATAA
- a CDS encoding glycosyltransferase — translation MKTALVHDWLVTMGGAECVLEQMYMLYPQAPIYTLFSDPKSISRTVLKDAKIINSSLQHCPFIRKIYRKIPQLFPLAIEEFDMRGYNVVLSSSHAVAKGVLTDAKTCHISYVHTPMRYIWDLTHEYLKQAKFPWLLEQYTKHIFHGLRQWDIVSSFRPDYYIANSHFIKNRIHKIYRRDAEVIYPPVNLSEKVYTDKENYFVAASRHVPYKNILLITESFARMPDKKLIILGDGPDSEKVRRIANKAENISYLGYQPHSELMSIIGKAKAFIFAAEEDFGLMPVEAQSLGTPVIAYGVGGACETIQNGVTGIFFYSQTAEAITQAVQEFEHNEDRFDPQKVAEYSKKFSICRFQEEMKAFIDKKFKEFHSKDYL, via the coding sequence ATGAAAACCGCATTAGTGCACGATTGGCTGGTAACCATGGGAGGTGCCGAATGCGTCCTCGAGCAAATGTATATGCTATATCCTCAGGCACCAATTTATACCTTGTTCAGCGATCCTAAAAGCATTTCTCGTACTGTTTTGAAGGATGCAAAAATTATTAACAGCTCATTGCAGCATTGTCCTTTTATCCGGAAGATTTACCGTAAGATACCTCAATTATTTCCGCTTGCTATAGAAGAATTCGACATGCGGGGCTATAATGTTGTATTATCATCGTCTCACGCAGTAGCAAAGGGGGTGTTAACTGATGCTAAAACTTGTCATATCTCTTACGTACATACGCCGATGCGTTATATTTGGGATTTGACCCATGAATATCTGAAACAAGCTAAATTTCCATGGCTTTTAGAGCAGTATACGAAACATATTTTTCATGGACTGCGGCAGTGGGATATAGTGTCAAGTTTTCGACCGGATTATTATATTGCGAATTCTCATTTTATTAAAAACCGAATCCATAAAATCTACCGTCGTGATGCAGAAGTAATTTATCCTCCTGTTAATTTGAGTGAAAAAGTATATACAGATAAAGAAAATTATTTTGTAGCGGCTTCGCGCCATGTTCCTTACAAAAATATTCTGCTCATTACAGAGAGTTTTGCCCGAATGCCTGATAAAAAACTGATTATTTTAGGCGATGGTCCTGATTCTGAAAAAGTACGCCGTATTGCCAATAAGGCTGAAAATATCTCATATTTAGGGTATCAGCCGCATTCTGAGTTGATGAGTATTATCGGTAAAGCAAAAGCATTTATTTTTGCTGCAGAAGAAGATTTTGGCTTGATGCCCGTTGAAGCTCAAAGTTTAGGTACACCTGTAATTGCTTACGGTGTGGGGGGTGCTTGCGAAACAATTCAAAACGGTGTTACAGGAATATTTTTTTATTCGCAGACTGCTGAAGCGATTACTCAAGCAGTACAAGAATTTGAACATAATGAAGACCGATTTGATCCGCAAAAAGTAGCGGAATATAGTAAAAAATTTTCTATCTGCCGTTTTCAGGAAGAAATGAAAGCATTCATTGACAAAAAATTTAAAGAATTTCATAGCAAGGATTATTTATGA
- a CDS encoding TIGR00282 family metallophosphoesterase, with amino-acid sequence MQKIPQKNAKNLRIVAFGDIVGSAGRAIIKQLVPEIKQHWQPDIIIANVENASHGYGLTPKHAIELHNFGIDLMTMGNHTWDKHILWYTIKKFRYIARPLNQTRETPGQGYAIHATKFGNFAVISLVGRFFMNPANCPFHAVFDMIKDLHKQGIKMIAVDIHAEASAEKQIMGYFLDGKASIVWGTHTHVQTADDHILPKGTGYLTDLGMTGALESVLGFEIEPALKKMIYGEPNRMHPATKGPLIATGLIADINPSSGKTKFLMRFKEKLDPIPNLVEENAEKDHIIRTDMEKEAEL; translated from the coding sequence ATGCAAAAAATCCCTCAAAAAAATGCAAAAAATCTTAGAATTGTTGCATTTGGAGACATTGTCGGATCGGCTGGCCGAGCTATTATTAAGCAATTAGTACCTGAAATCAAGCAGCATTGGCAGCCTGATATTATTATCGCTAATGTAGAAAATGCTTCACACGGATACGGACTCACCCCCAAACATGCCATAGAACTTCATAATTTCGGTATTGATCTGATGACTATGGGAAATCACACTTGGGATAAGCATATTTTGTGGTACACTATTAAAAAATTTCGGTATATTGCACGCCCACTTAATCAGACCAGAGAAACACCCGGTCAAGGATATGCCATACATGCTACGAAGTTTGGTAATTTTGCTGTTATTTCCTTGGTAGGACGTTTTTTTATGAATCCAGCAAATTGTCCATTTCATGCGGTTTTTGATATGATAAAAGATCTACATAAACAGGGCATAAAAATGATTGCTGTAGACATTCACGCAGAAGCCTCAGCAGAAAAGCAAATTATGGGCTACTTTTTGGATGGAAAAGCCAGTATTGTCTGGGGCACACATACCCATGTACAAACCGCAGACGACCATATACTCCCCAAAGGTACTGGCTATTTGACTGATCTTGGCATGACTGGAGCATTGGAATCTGTTTTAGGATTTGAAATCGAGCCAGCACTCAAGAAAATGATTTACGGCGAACCCAACCGCATGCATCCTGCTACAAAAGGTCCATTGATAGCGACGGGATTAATTGCCGATATCAACCCGTCCTCCGGCAAAACAAAATTCCTGATGCGATTTAAAGAAAAATTAGATCCTATCCCCAATTTAGTAGAAGAAAATGCTGAAAAAGATCATATCATTCGAACAGATATGGAAAAAGAAGCGGAGTTATAA
- a CDS encoding HPr family phosphocarrier protein, whose translation MISQEINILNRYGIHARPSSMIADLAENFQSTIIFEKDGKTANARNIMNLILLSIEPNSKITVHINGPDETSALKALIDLIEVRRFDE comes from the coding sequence GTGATTAGTCAAGAGATAAACATACTCAATCGTTACGGAATTCATGCTCGTCCATCATCGATGATAGCAGATCTTGCAGAAAATTTTCAAAGTACTATTATTTTTGAAAAAGATGGTAAAACAGCTAATGCACGAAACATTATGAACTTAATTCTATTGTCTATAGAACCCAATTCTAAAATCACGGTACATATTAACGGACCTGATGAAACAAGTGCCTTAAAAGCTCTTATTGATCTTATCGAGGTACGTCGTTTTGATGAATAA